In Dolichospermum flos-aquae CCAP 1403/13F, the following proteins share a genomic window:
- the rseP gene encoding RIP metalloprotease RseP — MSVLAAIAVLAILILVHESGHFIAARSQGIYANRFSLGFGPILLKYQGSETEYTIRTFPLGGFVGFPDDDPDSEIPPNDPNLLRNRPVLDRAIVISAGVIANLIFAYLMLALQLGIVGIPQEFQYQPGVLVKPVNEQSVAYQAGIREGDIILAVNGQEIPLGKDATTLLTKEIQTHPNQEIDLKIQHETQQTNLKLTPKQGADGKGLVGIELGPNGKAIYRRPQDIVEILKVAANRFQQLVVGTFQGFGQLITNFGQTVGQVSGPVKIVQIGAQLAASDSTNLFSFAAIISINLAIINILPLPALDGGQLAFLLIEGLFGKPLPNKIQDGVMQTGLVLLLGLGIFLIVKETTQLEFIQQLFQKL; from the coding sequence ATGTCAGTTTTAGCAGCGATCGCAGTTTTGGCTATTTTGATCTTAGTACATGAGTCTGGACATTTCATAGCCGCCCGTTCTCAAGGTATTTACGCTAACCGTTTCTCCTTGGGTTTTGGTCCGATTCTTTTAAAGTACCAAGGATCAGAAACGGAATACACTATCCGCACTTTCCCTTTGGGTGGCTTTGTCGGCTTTCCCGATGATGATCCAGATAGCGAAATTCCCCCCAATGACCCCAATTTGCTGCGTAACCGCCCAGTTTTAGACCGTGCTATTGTCATTAGTGCCGGTGTAATTGCAAATTTAATCTTTGCGTATTTGATGTTGGCTTTGCAATTGGGAATCGTTGGTATACCCCAAGAATTTCAGTATCAACCCGGTGTCCTTGTCAAACCTGTAAATGAACAGTCTGTTGCTTACCAAGCAGGAATTCGAGAAGGAGATATTATTCTGGCTGTAAATGGCCAAGAAATTCCTCTAGGTAAAGACGCAACTACATTATTGACAAAGGAAATTCAAACCCATCCTAATCAGGAAATTGACTTAAAAATTCAACACGAAACCCAACAAACTAACCTAAAACTAACTCCTAAACAGGGTGCTGATGGTAAAGGTCTGGTGGGAATTGAATTGGGACCAAATGGTAAAGCAATTTATCGCCGTCCCCAAGATATCGTGGAGATTCTCAAAGTTGCAGCTAATCGTTTTCAACAGTTAGTTGTGGGGACATTCCAAGGTTTTGGGCAGTTAATTACTAATTTTGGGCAAACGGTAGGACAAGTCTCTGGACCCGTGAAAATTGTCCAAATTGGCGCACAATTAGCCGCTAGTGATAGCACCAATTTATTTTCTTTTGCGGCAATTATTAGTATTAACTTGGCAATTATTAATATTTTGCCTCTTCCCGCTTTAGATGGTGGACAATTAGCCTTTTTATTAATTGAAGGATTATTTGGTAAGCCTTTACCTAACAAAATTCAAGACGGTGTGATGCAAACTGGTTTGGTGTTACTTTTAGGATTAGGTATTTTCTTAATTGTGAAAGAAACAACTCAATTGGAATTTATCCAACAATTATTTCAGAAATTGTAA
- the nth gene encoding endonuclease III gives MTRKSLTKKQRALEILARIQYLYPDATCSLDYATPVQLLVATILSAQCTDERVNKVTPGLFGRFPDVESLANADLTELEELVRSTGFYRNKAKNIQGSCRMIVNDFNAVVPNKMEELLKLPGVARKTANVVLAHAYGINAGVTVDTHVKRLSQRLGLTKNTEPVGIEKDLMKLLPQPHWENWSIRLIYHGRAVCKARSPGCNLCELADLCDMNLSLAESQSRRE, from the coding sequence GTGACTCGTAAATCATTAACTAAAAAACAACGGGCTTTAGAAATTCTTGCCCGTATTCAGTATCTTTATCCTGATGCAACTTGCTCTTTAGATTATGCAACTCCTGTACAATTATTAGTAGCAACTATTCTTTCCGCTCAATGTACAGATGAAAGAGTGAATAAAGTTACACCAGGATTATTTGGGCGATTTCCTGATGTAGAAAGTTTAGCAAATGCAGATTTAACAGAGTTAGAAGAATTGGTACGTTCGACGGGTTTTTATCGCAATAAAGCTAAGAATATTCAAGGTTCTTGTCGAATGATTGTCAATGATTTCAATGCTGTTGTTCCCAACAAAATGGAAGAGTTATTAAAGCTGCCAGGAGTAGCACGGAAAACTGCAAATGTAGTTTTAGCCCATGCTTATGGTATCAATGCTGGGGTGACAGTAGATACTCACGTTAAGCGGTTAAGTCAGCGTTTGGGGTTGACGAAAAATACCGAACCTGTAGGAATTGAAAAAGATTTAATGAAGTTATTACCCCAACCACATTGGGAGAATTGGTCAATTAGATTAATTTATCATGGTCGGGCTGTGTGTAAAGCTCGTTCTCCTGGTTGTAATCTTTGTGAATTGGCTGATTTGTGTGATATGAATTTGTCTCTCGCAGAGTCGCAGAGTCGCAGAGAGTAA
- the rpsN gene encoding 30S ribosomal protein S14 yields MAKKSMIEREKKRAKMVAKYADKREALLEEFRTAASPLLKLEVHRKIQQLPRNSAPNRKHNRCWLTGRPRGFYRDFGLSRNVLREWAHEGLLPGVVKSSW; encoded by the coding sequence ATGGCGAAAAAGAGTATGATTGAGCGCGAGAAGAAACGCGCCAAAATGGTAGCTAAGTATGCTGACAAGCGGGAAGCACTACTAGAAGAGTTCAGAACAGCAGCATCTCCGTTGCTAAAGCTAGAAGTTCACCGCAAAATTCAACAGTTACCCCGCAACAGTGCGCCTAATCGTAAGCACAACCGTTGCTGGTTAACTGGTCGTCCTAGAGGCTTCTACCGTGATTTCGGACTATCTCGGAACGTCCTCCGGGAATGGGCCCATGAAGGTTTGTTACCCGGTGTTGTTAAGTCTAGCTGGTAG
- the aat gene encoding leucyl/phenylalanyl-tRNA--protein transferase, producing MEYDVAAIIRGYAQGYFLMSDESNNLGWYGSNERTLIPLDERFRYPKSLQRVLNQERFTVAVNRDFLGVVAGCANRDTTWISPELEKIYWLLYQTGYAYSFETWQGDELAGGILGIVIGGIFIGESMFFNISEGSKVAMVKLVERLRERKFLLFDAQMMNPHLARFGAYHVSSEEYEILLKQALPSPCKLI from the coding sequence ATGGAATATGATGTTGCTGCTATTATTCGGGGTTATGCTCAAGGTTATTTTCTCATGTCTGATGAGAGTAATAACTTGGGATGGTATGGAAGTAACGAACGGACTCTAATTCCTTTAGATGAACGCTTTCGCTATCCTAAATCATTACAGCGTGTTCTTAACCAGGAACGATTCACAGTAGCCGTTAACCGGGACTTTTTGGGTGTGGTTGCTGGTTGTGCTAACCGCGATACAACTTGGATTTCTCCAGAATTAGAAAAGATTTATTGGTTACTTTACCAAACTGGTTATGCTTATAGTTTTGAAACTTGGCAAGGTGATGAATTAGCTGGGGGAATTTTAGGGATTGTCATTGGTGGTATTTTTATTGGTGAATCCATGTTTTTCAATATTTCTGAAGGTTCTAAAGTGGCAATGGTGAAATTGGTAGAAAGATTACGAGAAAGGAAATTTCTACTATTTGACGCGCAAATGATGAATCCTCATTTAGCCAGATTTGGTGCTTATCATGTTAGTAGTGAAGAATATGAAATTTTACTAAAACAAGCATTACCAAGTCCTTGTAAATTAATTTGA
- a CDS encoding methyltransferase type 11: MFKEEARWLANIIYSLDPNTVFPILNIGSSNQKFREHEQPWIDELLFKPARTKGYSVIHADMKNDTGVDLVGDLCDLDFLQKLSEMNIQSVLCSNLLEHITNREEICQIISSIIPKSGYIFVTVPYKYPYHRDPIDTMFRPDIQELSSLFPDFKIVNGEILAGGYLVQSTTITPVLYTLAMVIRLMLPIYQPLRWFDSLKYALWLFKDISVSCVVLEKVN, from the coding sequence ATGTTCAAAGAAGAAGCTAGGTGGTTGGCAAATATTATCTATTCTCTCGACCCAAACACTGTATTCCCTATACTCAATATTGGTAGTTCAAACCAAAAATTTAGAGAACATGAACAACCTTGGATTGATGAACTATTATTCAAACCAGCTAGAACAAAGGGCTACTCAGTAATTCATGCGGACATGAAAAACGATACAGGTGTTGATCTAGTGGGGGATTTATGCGACCTTGATTTTTTACAGAAACTTTCAGAAATGAATATTCAATCTGTATTGTGTTCTAATCTATTGGAACATATAACGAACAGAGAAGAAATATGTCAAATAATTAGCTCTATTATCCCTAAATCTGGCTATATTTTCGTTACAGTTCCTTATAAATATCCCTACCACCGCGATCCTATAGATACCATGTTCCGACCTGATATCCAGGAATTGAGTAGCCTATTTCCCGATTTCAAAATTGTCAATGGAGAAATTCTCGCAGGAGGTTATTTAGTGCAATCAACTACCATTACACCTGTATTATATACACTCGCAATGGTCATTCGACTTATGTTACCCATTTACCAACCTCTGAGGTGGTTCGATTCTCTAAAATACGCATTATGGTTGTTCAAAGATATTTCTGTTAGCTGTGTTGTGTTGGAAAAAGTTAATTAG
- the def gene encoding peptide deformylase produces MPSDIAVEKKKLKNPPLQMHYLGDRVLRQPAKRVTKIDDELRQIVREMLQTMYSSDGIGLAAPQVGINKQLIVIDCEPDNPDHPPLVLINPTIKQVSSKLSVAQEGCLSIPNVYLDVKRPEVVTIAYKDEYGRPQTLTADDLLGRCILHELDHLNGVVFVDRVENSLTLTEELSKNGFSYQAVKPVA; encoded by the coding sequence ATGCCCTCTGATATTGCTGTCGAGAAGAAAAAGTTAAAAAATCCACCTTTGCAAATGCACTACTTAGGCGATCGCGTGTTGCGACAACCTGCAAAGCGTGTTACCAAAATAGATGACGAACTCCGCCAAATAGTGCGCGAAATGCTGCAAACTATGTATAGCTCAGATGGCATTGGTTTGGCTGCACCTCAAGTTGGTATCAATAAACAGCTGATCGTCATTGACTGCGAACCAGATAACCCAGATCATCCGCCATTAGTATTAATTAACCCCACCATTAAACAGGTTAGCAGTAAGCTCTCTGTGGCTCAGGAAGGGTGTTTAAGTATTCCCAACGTCTATCTAGATGTAAAACGTCCAGAAGTGGTAACAATCGCCTATAAAGACGAGTATGGCCGCCCGCAAACTTTAACAGCCGATGATTTACTGGGTCGCTGTATTCTCCACGAACTTGATCACCTTAATGGCGTGGTATTTGTAGATCGTGTAGAAAATTCCTTGACTTTAACCGAGGAGTTATCGAAGAATGGCTTCTCGTATCAAGCAGTGAAACCAGTAGCATAG
- a CDS encoding PIN domain-containing protein, producing the protein MKNKTLIDTDILSEIRKGKNPQVIAKAIAYKTIFKNYTISVITVSEVIKGWRKLNRNDRIQEFLIDLPQMEILSLEQKGAELSGLIYADLEKTGQTIGLADVLIAAIAIENNLILVTGNTKHYQKIQLLGYPLQLDNWRY; encoded by the coding sequence GTGAAAAATAAAACTTTAATTGATACAGATATTTTATCGGAAATTCGGAAAGGTAAAAATCCCCAAGTTATAGCTAAAGCTATTGCTTATAAGACTATTTTTAAGAATTATACAATATCTGTAATTACAGTCTCAGAAGTTATCAAAGGATGGAGAAAATTAAACCGCAATGATCGGATTCAGGAATTTTTAATAGATTTACCACAAATGGAAATCTTATCTTTAGAACAAAAAGGTGCTGAATTATCTGGATTAATTTATGCCGATTTAGAAAAAACTGGACAAACTATAGGATTAGCAGATGTATTAATTGCTGCAATTGCTATAGAAAATAATTTAATTTTAGTAACAGGAAATACTAAACACTATCAAAAGATTCAATTATTAGGTTATCCTTTACAATTAGATAATTGGAGATACTGA
- a CDS encoding PD-(D/E)XK nuclease family protein: MLPTSTQILRLSQGHLNLLAACPRKFQHSYLEQLNTPLDPKHEKYQILGSRFHLLMQQREMGLPINNLLQADPQLQHWMTDFSKIAPEIFITNIDNQTFRESEHYRTLQIGDYLLTVIYDLLIADQNQAQILDWKTYPQPPKSETLAQNWQTRLYMYVMAETSNYLLENISMTYWFVQSKGQTKKIKFLYNEKEHQKTAEELHQLLNNLTKWIKDYEYNISLPQIKESQKICESCQYAVRCQRQKIKQVNIDINQQFPSLENIAEVSL, from the coding sequence ATGCTACCAACTTCTACCCAAATACTCCGACTTTCCCAAGGACATCTCAATTTACTCGCAGCTTGTCCGCGCAAATTCCAGCATAGCTATTTAGAACAACTGAATACTCCTCTAGATCCTAAACACGAAAAATATCAAATTTTAGGGAGTCGGTTTCACTTACTTATGCAGCAGCGAGAAATGGGTTTACCTATTAATAACTTACTACAAGCAGATCCTCAATTGCAACATTGGATGACTGATTTTAGTAAAATTGCTCCAGAAATATTTATAACTAATATTGATAATCAAACTTTCCGAGAAAGTGAACATTATCGAACCTTGCAAATTGGAGATTATCTCCTCACAGTTATTTATGATCTATTAATTGCTGATCAAAATCAAGCCCAAATTCTCGACTGGAAAACCTATCCCCAACCACCAAAATCAGAAACATTAGCTCAAAATTGGCAAACAAGACTGTATATGTATGTCATGGCAGAAACTAGCAACTATTTATTAGAAAATATTTCCATGACTTACTGGTTTGTGCAATCAAAAGGGCAAACTAAAAAAATCAAATTTTTATATAATGAAAAAGAACATCAAAAAACAGCAGAGGAATTACATCAACTATTAAACAATCTTACAAAATGGATAAAAGATTATGAATATAATATATCCTTACCGCAAATTAAGGAATCTCAGAAAATCTGTGAATCTTGCCAATATGCAGTGAGGTGTCAACGTCAAAAAATCAAACAAGTGAATATAGATATTAATCAACAGTTTCCTAGTTTGGAAAATATTGCAGAAGTATCACTTTGA
- a CDS encoding BlaI/MecI/CopY family transcriptional regulator, producing the protein MAPLPDYRPKQMSLGPLEAEILSIIWELSSVTVKDVHDRILADPNRELAYTSVTTVLRRLTEKGWLACDKHSKAFYWRPLLTKQQADIIKAHDQLQRFLAVGNPDVIAAFADSLDQAASDQIEAIAKRIQAAREARGEK; encoded by the coding sequence ATGGCTCCATTACCCGATTATCGTCCCAAACAAATGTCCCTGGGTCCCCTAGAAGCAGAAATCCTCAGTATTATTTGGGAATTGAGTTCAGTAACAGTCAAAGATGTACATGATCGGATTCTGGCTGATCCTAACCGCGAATTGGCTTATACTTCTGTTACCACCGTTTTGCGTCGTCTCACGGAAAAAGGTTGGTTAGCTTGTGATAAGCACAGCAAAGCCTTTTATTGGCGGCCATTGCTCACTAAGCAACAAGCAGATATTATTAAAGCCCATGATCAATTACAGCGATTTTTAGCAGTAGGAAATCCTGATGTAATTGCGGCATTTGCTGATAGTTTAGATCAAGCTGCTAGTGACCAAATCGAAGCGATCGCTAAACGCATCCAAGCCGCACGGGAAGCCAGAGGAGAAAAATAG
- a CDS encoding M56 family metallopeptidase, whose protein sequence is MHLLMIITAVTIACWLRWLRSSGSIQPRNWHLRWQKTLFLFLFPPLLIFMTVTSIVCMGTQGKMGGMYTDSFSYLLALIFLGFLNTVGINLAFQGWKAIKSARECPQITLDGKSARLLQTEALFAGQMGFWQPELVVSQGLLQILSPAHLESVLAHEQGHYQYRDTFWFFWLGWVRSCTAWLPNTESLWQELLILRELRADSYAASQVDPLVLAESLLLVVSNNLITSDICCAALGAGDRLEQRIEALLTPSEPVPETQLQSWHIFLLAFLPLITVVFHT, encoded by the coding sequence ATGCACCTACTCATGATTATCACTGCTGTAACCATTGCTTGCTGGTTACGCTGGTTACGATCCTCTGGCAGTATCCAGCCAAGAAATTGGCATTTAAGATGGCAAAAAACCCTGTTTTTATTCCTTTTTCCCCCCTTACTCATATTCATGACAGTCACTTCTATAGTCTGTATGGGTACGCAGGGAAAAATGGGCGGAATGTATACCGACTCTTTTAGCTATCTCCTCGCATTAATTTTTCTAGGATTTTTGAATACCGTAGGTATCAACCTCGCTTTTCAGGGCTGGAAAGCCATTAAATCTGCCCGTGAATGTCCCCAAATTACTCTAGATGGTAAATCAGCCCGACTTCTACAAACAGAAGCTTTATTTGCTGGACAAATGGGTTTTTGGCAACCTGAATTAGTTGTTAGTCAAGGACTACTACAAATTCTCTCTCCAGCCCATCTGGAAAGTGTTTTAGCCCACGAACAAGGGCATTATCAGTATAGGGATACGTTTTGGTTCTTTTGGCTGGGCTGGGTGCGTTCTTGTACCGCCTGGTTGCCGAATACAGAGTCTTTATGGCAAGAATTGTTAATTTTGCGAGAATTACGGGCTGATAGTTATGCTGCATCTCAAGTAGATCCTTTAGTATTAGCAGAATCCTTACTGTTAGTCGTGAGTAATAATCTAATTACATCAGATATTTGTTGTGCTGCTTTGGGTGCAGGCGATCGCTTGGAACAAAGAATAGAGGCTTTATTAACACCATCTGAACCAGTACCAGAAACGCAATTACAATCTTGGCATATTTTTTTATTGGCGTTTCTACCCTTGATTACAGTAGTATTCCATACTTAA
- the modA gene encoding molybdate ABC transporter substrate-binding protein yields MKRRKLLVLIATALATLLLVMGLPILTSSPVSAQSNNNLLISAAASLKEALEEIKPLYQQSKPNVNINYNFGSSGALQQQIEQGAPADIFISAAKKQVDALEQKGLLVPGTRNIIAKNRLVLVVPKNVVGITSFYSLKDAKVKKIAIGEPRSVPAGQYAQQVLEKLKIWSEIKSKLVFANNVRQVLASVESGNADAGLVYITDAKISDKVKVVVTADEKYHSPIIYPLAVVKRSKNVDAAKEFSQFLSSNQAKSVFKKYGFILP; encoded by the coding sequence ATCAAAAGAAGAAAGCTACTAGTTTTAATAGCGACAGCATTAGCTACTTTACTACTGGTTATGGGCTTACCAATCCTGACTTCTTCTCCTGTATCAGCACAATCTAATAACAACTTACTCATATCCGCCGCTGCTAGTTTAAAAGAGGCACTGGAAGAAATTAAACCTCTCTACCAACAAAGTAAACCAAACGTCAACATTAATTATAACTTTGGTAGTTCCGGTGCATTACAGCAACAAATCGAACAAGGTGCGCCGGCGGATATTTTTATATCTGCGGCTAAAAAACAAGTAGATGCTTTAGAACAAAAAGGACTTTTAGTTCCAGGGACTCGGAATATAATTGCTAAAAATCGGTTAGTTTTGGTAGTACCTAAAAATGTTGTTGGTATCACCAGTTTCTACAGTCTCAAAGATGCGAAAGTTAAAAAAATCGCTATTGGTGAACCGAGAAGTGTACCAGCAGGACAATACGCACAACAAGTATTAGAAAAGTTGAAAATTTGGTCAGAAATTAAATCAAAACTGGTTTTTGCTAATAACGTGCGTCAAGTTTTAGCATCTGTAGAAAGTGGCAATGCTGATGCAGGTTTAGTTTATATAACTGATGCCAAAATCTCTGATAAGGTCAAAGTTGTAGTTACGGCAGATGAAAAATACCACTCTCCCATTATTTATCCATTAGCAGTTGTTAAACGTAGCAAAAATGTTGATGCTGCTAAAGAATTCTCTCAATTTTTATCTAGCAATCAAGCAAAATCTGTATTCAAAAAATATGGGTTTATTTTGCCTTAA
- the modB gene encoding molybdate ABC transporter permease subunit produces MPQDLSPLWISLKTALLATFITFFLGISAAYWMLGYRGKAKSLIEGIFVAPLILPPTVVGFLLLLFFGKNGPVGKLLEPFDTTIVFTWYGAAIAATIVSFPLMYKTALGAFSQIDANLLRVARTLGAKEFTIFWRISLPLAFPGILAATTLAFARALGEFGATLMLAGNIPGQTQTMPMAIYFAVEAGAMNEAWFWSIVIMIVSLSGIIIANLWQEFPDKRKLTKVPIKQIKLASKSDSLLIDSYTSSLVLDIQKRLDNFYLQVALITDNQPLGLLGGSGAGKSMILRCLAGIETPNKGRIILNGRVLFDSEKNINIPIHQRQIGFLFQNYALFPHMTVAQNIAFGIPTSVNFKEEVEKQLIAMQLQGFGDRYPHQLSGGQQQRVALARALASKPEALLLDEPFSALDTHLRSQLEQQVAEILDDYSGVTLFVTHNMEEAYRLCPNLLVLEQGKQAHHGSKYEIFQHPASVNVAQITGCKNFSRANALSPQQIEAIDWGCSLEVREKIPAKLSHVGIRAHHLIFTKDPQQVNTFPCYLVRTSETPHRMTVFLKLNSVGNHPHDYHLQGEIYKEKWVNIQDQPFPWYVHLDPLRLLLME; encoded by the coding sequence ATGCCACAGGATTTATCACCGCTTTGGATATCTCTCAAAACTGCTTTACTAGCAACGTTTATTACTTTCTTTTTGGGTATATCTGCTGCTTATTGGATGTTGGGATATCGCGGTAAAGCCAAATCTTTAATTGAGGGGATATTTGTTGCACCGTTGATTCTACCACCGACTGTGGTGGGATTTTTACTGCTGCTATTTTTTGGTAAAAATGGTCCGGTTGGTAAACTGCTAGAACCGTTTGATACCACAATTGTGTTTACTTGGTATGGTGCAGCGATCGCTGCTACAATAGTTTCCTTCCCATTGATGTATAAAACTGCACTGGGAGCTTTTAGCCAAATTGATGCCAATCTGCTGCGAGTAGCGAGAACGTTGGGTGCGAAAGAATTCACAATTTTTTGGCGGATTAGTTTACCCCTAGCATTTCCTGGGATTTTAGCTGCCACTACCTTAGCATTTGCGCGGGCTTTGGGTGAATTTGGGGCAACTTTGATGTTAGCAGGTAATATCCCTGGACAAACTCAAACAATGCCAATGGCAATATATTTTGCTGTGGAAGCGGGGGCAATGAATGAAGCTTGGTTTTGGTCAATTGTAATTATGATTGTTTCTCTTTCAGGAATTATTATAGCTAATTTATGGCAAGAATTTCCAGATAAACGCAAACTCACAAAAGTACCAATAAAGCAAATAAAATTAGCAAGTAAATCTGATTCTTTATTAATTGATTCCTATACATCTAGTTTAGTTTTAGATATTCAAAAAAGACTAGACAACTTTTATCTACAAGTTGCCCTTATTACTGACAATCAACCATTAGGATTATTGGGAGGTTCTGGGGCGGGAAAAAGTATGATTTTGCGTTGTCTAGCGGGGATAGAAACACCGAATAAAGGACGAATAATTTTAAATGGTAGAGTATTATTTGACTCAGAAAAGAACATTAATATTCCTATTCATCAACGACAGATTGGTTTTTTATTCCAAAACTATGCCTTATTTCCACACATGACTGTGGCGCAAAATATCGCCTTTGGCATACCCACATCTGTAAATTTTAAGGAAGAGGTAGAAAAGCAATTAATAGCCATGCAATTACAAGGATTTGGCGATCGCTATCCGCACCAACTTTCCGGGGGACAACAACAACGGGTAGCATTAGCTAGGGCTTTAGCCAGCAAACCAGAAGCATTACTTTTAGATGAACCATTTTCTGCTCTGGATACACATTTACGCAGTCAATTAGAACAACAAGTTGCAGAAATTCTGGATGATTATTCTGGAGTAACTTTGTTTGTGACTCATAATATGGAAGAGGCTTATCGCCTATGTCCCAATTTGTTAGTATTAGAACAGGGAAAACAAGCTCATCATGGTTCTAAATATGAGATATTTCAACATCCTGCCAGTGTAAATGTTGCTCAAATTACTGGTTGTAAAAACTTTTCCCGTGCTAATGCTTTATCTCCTCAACAGATAGAAGCAATTGATTGGGGTTGTAGTCTGGAAGTGAGAGAAAAAATTCCTGCAAAATTATCTCATGTTGGTATTCGCGCTCACCATTTGATTTTCACTAAAGATCCTCAACAAGTAAATACATTTCCCTGTTATTTAGTTCGTACCAGTGAAACACCTCATAGAATGACAGTATTCCTTAAACTTAATTCTGTGGGAAATCATCCCCATGATTATCATTTACAAGGAGAAATTTATAAAGAAAAATGGGTAAATATTCAAGATCAACCTTTTCCTTGGTATGTACATTTAGATCCTTTGAGGTTACTGTTAATGGAGTAA
- a CDS encoding 4Fe-4S single cluster domain-containing protein, translated as METKPMNPSLGLADISPGYLNIMGYVDQSEVNGPGCRAVVWVQGCNRECSGCFNPDSWAFEINDLVAIDTLAESILKNPQNTGVTFSGGEPFWQAPALTILAKKLKAAGLNVMSFTGFTLQQLQSNSAPPGAKELLAELDILIDGPFVKSLAVNSPDSPVSSSNQNVNIFNPEFADEITWASDQIEVHILKDGNRIVTGYQGLLELS; from the coding sequence ATGGAAACCAAGCCCATGAACCCATCTCTAGGACTCGCGGACATTTCCCCCGGTTATCTTAACATTATGGGTTATGTTGACCAATCAGAAGTTAATGGCCCTGGTTGTCGGGCTGTGGTCTGGGTACAAGGCTGTAACCGTGAGTGTTCTGGTTGCTTTAATCCCGACTCCTGGGCATTTGAGATTAATGATTTAGTGGCTATTGATACCCTAGCTGAAAGTATTCTCAAAAATCCCCAGAATACAGGTGTAACTTTTTCCGGTGGTGAGCCATTTTGGCAAGCACCTGCATTAACAATTCTAGCGAAAAAGTTAAAAGCAGCGGGTTTAAATGTCATGTCTTTTACTGGTTTCACTCTTCAACAATTACAATCTAATTCTGCCCCTCCAGGTGCAAAAGAATTGTTGGCAGAATTAGATATTTTAATTGATGGTCCTTTTGTCAAATCTCTAGCAGTTAATTCTCCTGATTCTCCCGTTTCTTCTAGTAATCAAAATGTAAATATCTTTAACCCAGAATTTGCAGATGAAATTACTTGGGCTAGTGATCAAATTGAAGTTCACATTCTCAAAGATGGAAATCGTATTGTCACAGGTTATCAAGGTTTATTGGAATTAAGTTAA
- a CDS encoding retron system putative HNH endonuclease, producing the protein MKKVLKSPEPEELKNYRERFSSQFKRWNDLKKNKETLNAIRKTLASDQKGLCAYCEMSLHENNRSVEHFIPCRESAKENNHDLDWQNMLGICRPPGGVEDDHEQNSKLLKYSRCCGHKKDGFIPDGRLLNPLNLPTLCLFQFSSLTGEIKPDEIACLKAGIPIENIHFTIDQLGLNVTRLKDQRLAVIDEIEKELDDESIDINDLEEKVAAEYFGNGTGNWPWFFTTIRWVLGAGAERHLMNISYSG; encoded by the coding sequence ATGAAAAAAGTGCTGAAATCCCCAGAACCAGAGGAACTTAAAAACTATAGAGAGCGATTTTCTTCTCAATTTAAACGATGGAATGATTTAAAAAAGAACAAAGAAACTTTAAATGCAATTCGTAAAACTTTAGCATCTGATCAAAAAGGACTTTGTGCTTATTGTGAAATGTCTCTTCATGAAAACAATCGCTCTGTTGAGCATTTTATCCCCTGTAGAGAATCAGCAAAAGAAAATAATCATGATCTAGATTGGCAAAATATGTTAGGTATCTGTCGTCCTCCAGGTGGAGTAGAAGATGATCATGAGCAAAATTCAAAATTACTCAAGTATTCCCGTTGTTGTGGTCACAAAAAAGATGGTTTTATCCCTGATGGTAGATTATTAAATCCTCTGAATTTACCAACATTATGTTTATTTCAATTCAGTAGTTTAACTGGTGAAATTAAACCTGATGAAATCGCTTGTTTAAAAGCTGGTATTCCTATTGAAAATATTCATTTTACTATTGATCAACTTGGACTTAATGTTACAAGATTAAAAGATCAACGATTAGCTGTAATTGACGAAATAGAAAAAGAACTTGATGATGAAAGTATTGATATAAATGATTTAGAAGAGAAAGTTGCAGCCGAATATTTTGGTAATGGTACAGGTAATTGGCCTTGGTTTTTTACAACTATTCGCTGGGTTTTAGGTGCAGGTGCGGAACGACATCTTATGAATATTTCTTATTCAGGTTAA